The Colletotrichum destructivum chromosome 7, complete sequence genome contains the following window.
ATGATGCAGGAACCGGGATGGGAAGGGCGGAGTGCCGGCTCGAACCGTGACAGCATGTTGCTCCGGACATGCATGAACAAACACGGGGCGATCAGTGCGACCTGGGATGGGTTTCTGCTGCTTGCTGATAGATGAAGTAGCTGTAGGCGCAGATACAATAGCCCCTGTACAGTCCGCTATGGGCAGTACGATTTTAAACCAAGCCTTGGGATGCAGATAACTTCTGCTGATGGAGGCATAAGCTTCTGTCACAACACTCAGAATCAGCGACGGGAAGATGAAAGTACCTGGACGGGCGTTTGCCTACACGCATTTGTGTCAAAGAGGTCATGTCATTCGCTATACTTGGATGCAAGCAATGTTGGCAGATACGACGGTTCCCTTACACCTGGGTTCGGGAATTCCCATACACAAACGTGCTGGAGAGCGTGAATGAGAAAACACCGAGCATCAGTCCCCACGCCCATGGATTGGTATCATCATACACGATAATTAAGCAAGCTCCCCAATAGATGTTCAACGCCCTactccaaaaaaaaaaaacccccgGCAGCAACACATCGCCCCTTCTGACGCAACGCCCAAGATAAGCCCTCTCGGCGCAGATCTGAAGTCCCAAAAGCTTGCCAACTCGCGGGCGAGCTACGGTTGCCGCTGTGTTTACGCTCGGCCGACCCATCCGGCGTTGATAAAAAAGTCGAAGATGCGCCCGCCTTTCTGTGAGTCAAGTCTGCAGATCTCCTTagcctgcttcttcttaaGGGTGCCGTTGGTCTTGAGAGCCTCTTTGAGAATCTGTTCTTTGATCATAAGGTACGGCTTCGGCTGCAACCGCACCACTTCACAGAGCTTGGCTTCCTCCGGCGTGAGGAGATGTAAGTCTGGTGCGCCATCCTGTGTGAGCTGGAGAGGCGTGACACCGGGCAGGGCCGCGGCCATGTACTTCTGCCGTGTAACAGGGCCAGAGGGAGCCACGCCGTTAGCAACGACGACCGTGCCATTAGTAGAGGCCCCGTTGAGAGCGCCGTTGGCCTGAGGGTTGCTGTCTCCGTTGGATTCCTTTGGCGGAATAGTGCCGTTGGTGCCGTCAGGAGCGGGCGCCGACCGAATGGGCAGCTCAGGTGCAACAAGCAAGGCGGCGCCGCTCGGGGGATCCGGCACAGCGGCTGCCTTAGACCGCTGTGCCGAAGCCAATCGGTCCCTATCCATAGATCCCATGGGTATCGCTTTTTGCGCTCGCTGCGCCTTCTCCGTTTCGTATTTCTCGCCACTGCGCAGGTCACCTATGCGCACGCTGCGCCATTCCTGAAGCTGCTGGATGGCCTGCCGCAGATTGAGCTCATCGATCAGGCCCTGGCACAGACTCTCAAAGTCGTCGTGGTTCATCATCCGGGCAAAAGGCTTCGCCTTGTTAAGGAggtccctctcttccttgctcctcttcttttccacCTTTGTATTTTCACGGTACTCCAACAGATTGTgttcgaagacgaccttTTTCCTGTCCACACGCTGCGTCAAACGGCAGTTGTAAATGTCCATGACCGTAAGCTTCAGCTCCATTTCCGGCTCCAGCTCCCCCGTCCGGGGATTCAGGCCATCACCTGGGTCGAACTGCATGAGCTGCACTgcttcttcggcctcgttggcgtATTCGGTCTCGAACTCCAAGCGCCCAGGCATGTAGCCCTGGATTTCGTGGCAGGACGGTACCGAAGCAgtcggcttcgtcttggGCTGTAATGTGGGTGCGTTCTTAGCGGCTTCTTTCCGCTCCTCTATcctgcgcttcttcttggcctggaAATCTTCCCTAGAGATCTCGTTCGCAAGATCCATGTCGTTAGGACTACATCGTTTCGGCAGCGGGAATCGTGGTGAGTCGACGTAGACTTTGAGATAGTGGTCCCGCACTTCATCTTTGTGGCGAAAGCCGCCAATgtggtcggcgatgtcggcCCATGATCCCAGGCCGTATATCTCCGCGCCCTCAAGCAGTAATAGTTCTTCGTCGGCACCCCAGTCGCGGTCGAAGATGGGGAACGAGTTCTGTTCGATGACTCGGTATGGATGTGATTCGGGCTTGTGGTTCGAGCTAGACTTCCCTTGAGAGAAGCATTGGACGCATAGGTCGTATTCGTTGCAAGAAGAGTGTGCACATCTGATGCGTACCTAAATACAAGAGAAGGTGGTCGTTAGCGCGCAGTGCGCAAGCATGCATGCATTGGTCGATTACTCCGGACGGTGTTGCGCCAGGAGTCGGCAACGGGGCGCAACCCGGACGGGAGCATCGAACCCAGCATGAGACCGACTTACTGTTGAAGTGATGTCTACAGAACAGATGTCGCAATGATATTTGacaccgccctcgccacccCGTGTGACGGTCTTCTTTCTTATGACTCCCATTTCGTCCAGGGCTGCGGTGGGGACGTGGAGGCCGGCCCCTGGTCAGGCTGatccgacgacggccgaaTTATCGCGATGCGAGAGACGGCATGTATGGCGGACGGGAGATATCGGCGAGCAATCGATGTTTTGGTGTAGAAAATGGGTACTATTCGATGCGGAAATGAGCttcgtcgatgatgtcgatggGTTTCGGATGGTAAGGCGCAGGCGTGTTGTCCAAGGTCAACCGTCGGGATACACAAAGACGCGGCCAGGCTCCAATCGAATGCCGTCCTGATGGGGATCGAGGACAGAACCTGGAGTGAAGGTTGTCCCGGAGTCTAGCCGACGCTTGGACCATGCGTGTCAGCCATAGTTGTGGCTTACAAGACGATGAGCCACAGATTTCACGGAGCTTTCCGTTACATAATCAATCAAGATttcctccgcctccgccttTGCGCCCACGAATTCAATCCCTCCGGCTCCGCTATCCCCGCTGCTACAATCCGTCTGTTTCTTTCCATGCGAACGCCATCGCTCTGGCAAGCGACCAGGTTGCGCGGGAGGCATCTGCTATCGAATCATGGTGCAACGTCCGACCGACATTGCGCGCTGCAGAACCGAAGTCGCCCTTTGCCTCGAGAATGTTGAGGAATCTATCCTTTGACGCATGAGTCCTCCGGCTCCTCCCAGCACCAGACCTTTCTCACCCGATCCGCCGTTCCACAATGACGTTCTTCCCCCGAGGTTCAAGCTTTTCCGACAGTTTCCCGCCCGCTCCTCATCTTACAGCGCATAAAGCCGCCCGCTCGACAATGGCGCGCTTTTCGATGGTGGGGTTCGGGGGGCAATTCTTCACCTGtccctccatccatccttctcTCCAACCTCTCCAACAAGCCCGACAGGCACTGGCGCGAAACCCTCGAAGCAGGGATCTGGACTTTTACTTGGATGAGCTGTTTTGTGGCAGCTTCATCGATTCTCCTGTCACTCGGCagctcgcggccgagggctgGAGTCCCATCCATTCTTAGTTAGCTTCGTCAAAGAAACCGACACCGTGACTGTTTAAAATAATATCTCGCCCGTCCTTGATGGATATCTGCTCCAGTTCGTAAGCTGTCACGTATTGTTACCTGCTTGACGGCCCTTTCTCTTTTCACAGACGCTACCCCGCCATCACCGACACACCACCCATCTCTTCGTACTGTACATCACCCATCACCCATCACCTATCACCTTTCTGTCGCAATGCCCGAGAAtatcctcgacgacatctccCACAGACGGTACAACCCGTTGAAGGACACCTGGCTGCTGGTCTCTCCCCACCGGACCAAGCGCCCCTGGCAGTAAGAATGCGCCGCCTGAACCCGTGATGCGACAATGTGCTAAGATGTACAGAGGTCAGCAAGAGGGGCCGTCCACCACGAAGCTTCCCGAATACGACCCCAAGGCAAGCCGCTCATGTTACCGAGAGTCAAGGATTACGTTGCTGATTTCCCCAAGTGCTACCTCTGCCCTCGAAACCCCAGAGCGGCCGGTGATTCGAACCCGGACTACAAGAACACTTTTGTTTTCGTCAACGACTACAGTGCCGTAaaggaggagcaggccgagTACAAGCCGGAGATTGAAAGCAATGGTAGGTCCATGTTGCAATTCCCGGTTGCTCCGCGCAGATCTGACAGTTCACCAGACCTCgcgtcgtcgctgctgcgCGCCGAAGCGGCCACGGGCAAATGCTATGTCCTCACCTTCTCCGAGAAGCATCAcgtcaccctcgccgacatgACGACCCAAGAGATCGCCCCCGTCATCGACGTATGGACGCACATCTACGCCTCCCACCTCTCCCCCTCGAACCCGCTCTCCGAGGTTGCCGCTGCGCTCGACCTGCCCGCCGCGACCCCCGAGAGCAGCGTGCCGCCCCCCAAGCAAAGCCTGCGGTACATGCAGATTTTCGAAAACAAAGGCGCCGCCATGGGTTGCTCAAATCCGCACCCGCACTGCCAGGTCTGGACGACGTCAACGATGCCCGAGGAGCCTGGCACGGAGCTGGCGCAAATGGCCAAGTACCGCCACCAGCATGCCGGACGGCACTTGCTGGCCGACTACGTCAAGGTCGAGCTGGAAAAGAAGGAGCGCACTGTGTTCGAGAACGAGCACTTCCTGGTGGTCGTCCCCTGGTGGGGTGTGTGGCCGTTTGAGGTTTTGGTTCTGCCCAAGAGGCACGTCCGCGCCCTCGTGGACCTGTCCGCCGAGGAGCGATTGCAGTTTGCCGAGGCCATTCAGGAAGTCGCGAGGAGATACGACAATCTGTTCGAGACGCACTTCCCCTACAGTAAGCACGCCCTATTGTCGTGTCACGGCATCTGACGGCTAATGTTTTTGACAGGCTCTGGTATTCACCAAGCACCCCTCGATGCTACCGAAGAGGAGGCTGAAAACAGCTACCTCCACATGCACTTCTATCCGCCTCTGCTCCGCTCTGCTACCGTGCGCAAGTTCCTTGTTGGTTACGAGCTGATGGCCGAGCCCCAGCGCGACATTACCCCCGAACAGGCGGCTGCCCGCCTCAGGGGTACCGGCGGCGAATTGTACCGCAAGACAATCCAGTAAATGACAGAAAAATACAAAAGCCCCGGTCGCAATATTTGATTATCACCTTCTCTATTAATGTTGCTGGGGTTTAGACGTTTTCATGATCATGTACACACAACTGTGATATAGCATCGACGTGGCCATCGCACTCGTTCATGACTGTGTCATAAGCGGATACACCAATGTCGTAGCCTGCGTAGAGCACACAATGCCCCGACCCTGCCATATTGACCGACCCTTTGGCCTTCCCTTGAACATGACTTATGCGCTCTCGATGTAGAAGTCGCGGACCAACGGCATCCAGATCAAAGCCGTACTGGCAAAGGCGAAGGGGAAGAACTGCGGTAGGCCGAAGGACATGCTCTTGAAAACGAATAACTCGCTGGCAAAGTGACCTAGTGCAACAACGTAGGTCCAGATGGCCAGGTCGTACATGTGGGCGTGGCGCAGGTGGTAGGCGGCGTAGAGACGAACGATGCTCGTGATGAAGGTCCAGGTGCCGAAGCAGCGGGCGGCAAGGGGCGTCgcctggtcgacgacgtcggtcGCGCCGGCGGGGGCAGGGACGAACTTGTTCACCGAGTCCTCCGGGTTGAACTTGTCGGACCGGGCGGGTAGCTTGGGGTTACGGACGTATTTGCCGTCATAGAGGCGGCGCGAGTAGTGTAGCGTCATGAGGTTCTGGGCCGAGTTGCCGATGGAGATCAGAGAGAGCTGGAggccgtctcctcgtcagTATCGTAACCTCAGAAACCATGCAAACTCGTCCTGCTTGGGATGCTTACAAGGAGCATGTAGTAGGGCAGAATGCCCTTTGCTTCGGGCAGCAGGTCTGTGATGGACACCATTGTAATTGATACTTGGGGTGGTCTGCGAAACTCAATTCGAGTCGATTGGCGTGAGATTTCAGGAGGAAGATCTCGACGCAAACATAAACATGGTAGGAAGTAGGCCGGTTGAACAAATCAAGATCGATGATTACCTACATAACCTTTGATTGCCTATGTATGGGTGGACTACGATGGATCCGAATACGAACAGCAGCTCATTGTGGCTGATAATATCCGTCTGTGGCTGAAGGAGCAATTTTCCCCGCTCATTGGTTACAGCTATACCCCTCGCATCCTCAAGGGACTCAATTCAACAATTGAGCAAGGTGCCGAGGTGTGGCTGGTGTAATTGATTCTGGGCATGCATTTTCCAACCCTTTGCGCATCTCAACATTTTGCCTGGCTGTGCTTCAAATCCCACGGACGAGACGCAGCATTGGCGTTATTACTATCGTCCTTCCTTCTCCACCACTCTACCTCGACTAATCGACCAAACATTGTGACGATAGTATACGATGGCAGGATTGACAGATAACCTGGCCTACGTGCCCCAGCCTGTTCAGCTTCTGCTGGCTGGTATTGGTGCTCTTTTCCTTACCTCCAAGGCGTTGAGCTACGTGAAATTCCTTCTTGGAGTCTTTTTGCTCAGTGGAACTAGCGTAAGCATCCCCGCATCCCCTCCCTACCTATATGAGAACTGGACTGACGGTGTCCGCCGCAACAGCTTCGCAAGTATGGCAAGCCTGGCACCTGGGCCGTTGTAACCGGTGCAtccgacggcctcggcaaggagTTCGCCTACCAGCTCGCCAGCAAGGGTTtcaacctcgtcctcgtttCCCGAACCCAGTCGAAGCTCGAGACCCTCGCCCACGAGCTCGAGGCTAAGTTCTCGGGCAAGATCCAGGTCAAGGTGTTGGCGATGGACTTCTcgcgcgacgacgacgccgactaCGACAGGCTGGCCCAGCTCGtcaacggcctcgacgtcggcatcctcatcaacaacgTGGGCCAGAGCCACAGCATACCGGTGCCGTTCCTCGAGACGGCGCGTAGCGAGCTCCAGAGCATTATCTCCATCAACTGCCTTGGCACGCTGAAGACCACGCAGGTCGTCGCGCCCATCATGCAGCAGCGCAAGCGCGGTCTCATCCTCACCATGGGCTCCTTCGCCGGCTGGATGCCCACGCCGTACCTGGCCACCTACTCGGGTAGCAAGGCCTTCCTCCAGCACTGGAGCAGctcccttgccgccgagctcaagCCCCAGggtgtcgatgtcgagctcgTCCTCAGCTACCTCATCACGACGGCCATGAGCAAGGTCCGCCGCTCGAGCGCCATGATCCCTAAGCCCCAGGACTTTGTGCGCGCGACGCTGAGCAAAATCGGCTCCGGAAGCTACCAGAACTTTGCCTACACCTACACGCCCTGGTGGACGCACGCACTGATGCTGTGGGTTGTTGAGAGcaccatcggcgccgcccacAGCTTAGCCATCTGGTACAACCTGAAAATGCACGTTGACATCCGCAAGCGTGCGCTCAAGAAGGCTGCTCGCGAAGCCAAAAAGCAGTAGAGAGTCACCCATGATGACGGTACAGAATCAGGGATGAGATGAAACAGAACTGTAAAAGCCATTTCAGCGCAAAATGAGGAGCAGTaaggagaggagaggggtgGCTCTTTATGGCAGCCTGCAATAGTTATATTAAAGTAGCCCTTAATGATCTAGTTTACGCATATGAGGAAACTGGCCTATGCATCATGTGGGCTAGATACGTAGGGGTTCAAACCAGGAGGGATAGATAAATAAAAGTCTTTGTTTAAATGCCAGAACGAGGAAGGCAAAGTCGCCTGCCAACGGCCATCAATCATGGTGCTTCCCACAGCTCAAGCTGCAGAAACAATGGGAGAAAACCACAGGTTCAGCCTTGTGTCCCAATCGGGGTTAGCGCGGGTCCAGGCGCGAAAATTCCAAGTGCCAGGCGCCCCAGCCTCTTTGAGAGCTTCCCTCCAGAAATTGTTTACTGCttgctgcttgctgctgctgttacTGCCGCTGCTACTACACTTTTGCTGCCCTCTTGAACTTCTCCTCTCACACCAAGAGCCACCGTAGCTCCTAATACTCTCCATCCTTCTCCGTTCTTTCTCTGTTCAGCTCGAGCTGCGCAAAAGCTTCTAGCATTGCAAACGCGCCCTCGGCGATCATCAAAcgaaaagaagggaaaaaaaagaccaCGCCCAATTGACAGGAAACAGCCCTGCCACCACCCGTTCATGATTCGGTAGCGCGACCTTCATCCGCCATCACTGGCCGCCAGTTTGCGACGCGTTTtccagccagccagtcacTCGATCGCCTCAGCTGCTCGACAGCAATGTCATACCCTCAGATGACCCCGGTACGGCCGGTACCGGGTGCCTTCTTCAACACGCCCGCAGCTTCGCGCTTCGCTAGCGACAATGAACccgcccgacgacgcctgTTTGCCGAGAGCGATGCAGCTCAGGGAAGCTCAACATCCGGAGGCAGCGGCGCCTTGGTCGGATCATCCAACTTAGCTCCAGCCGCAGTCTCGTCGAGCACAA
Protein-coding sequences here:
- a CDS encoding Putative Zinc finger, ZZ-type, SANT/Myb domain, SWIRM domain, Homeobox-like domain superfamily yields the protein MGVIRKKTVTRGGEGGVKYHCDICSVDITSTVRIRCAHSSCNEYDLCVQCFSQGKSSSNHKPESHPYRVIEQNSFPIFDRDWGADEELLLLEGAEIYGLGSWADIADHIGGFRHKDEVRDHYLKVYVDSPRFPLPKRCSPNDMDLANEISREDFQAKKKRRIEERKEAAKNAPTLQPKTKPTASVPSCHEIQGYMPGRLEFETEYANEAEEAVQLMQFDPGDGLNPRTGELEPEMELKLTVMDIYNCRLTQRVDRKKVVFEHNLLEYRENTKVEKKRSKEERDLLNKAKPFARMMNHDDFESLCQGLIDELNLRQAIQQLQEWRSVRIGDLRSGEKYETEKAQRAQKAIPMGSMDRDRLASAQRSKAAAVPDPPSGAALLVAPELPIRSAPAPDGTNGTIPPKESNGDSNPQANGALNGASTNGTVVVANGVAPSGPVTRQKYMAAALPGVTPLQLTQDGAPDLHLLTPEEAKLCEVVRLQPKPYLMIKEQILKEALKTNGTLKKKQAKEICRLDSQKGGRIFDFFINAGWVGRA
- a CDS encoding Putative galactose-1-phosphate uridyl transferase, class I, HIT-like superfamily, which produces MPENILDDISHRRYNPLKDTWLLVSPHRTKRPWQGQQEGPSTTKLPEYDPKCYLCPRNPRAAGDSNPDYKNTFVFVNDYSAVKEEQAEYKPEIESNDLASSLLRAEAATGKCYVLTFSEKHHVTLADMTTQEIAPVIDVWTHIYASHLSPSNPLSEVAAALDLPAATPESSVPPPKQSLRYMQIFENKGAAMGCSNPHPHCQVWTTSTMPEEPGTELAQMAKYRHQHAGRHLLADYVKVELEKKERTVFENEHFLVVVPWWGVWPFEVLVLPKRHVRALVDLSAEERLQFAEAIQEVARRYDNLFETHFPYSSGIHQAPLDATEEEAENSYLHMHFYPPLLRSATVRKFLVGYELMAEPQRDITPEQAAARLRGTGGELYRKTIQ
- a CDS encoding Putative short-chain dehydrogenase/reductase SDR, NAD(P)-binding domain superfamily, whose product is MAGLTDNLAYVPQPVQLLLAGIGALFLTSKALSYVKFLLGVFLLSGTSLRKYGKPGTWAVVTGASDGLGKEFAYQLASKGFNLVLVSRTQSKLETLAHELEAKFSGKIQVKVLAMDFSRDDDADYDRLAQLVNGLDVGILINNVGQSHSIPVPFLETARSELQSIISINCLGTLKTTQVVAPIMQQRKRGLILTMGSFAGWMPTPYLATYSGSKAFLQHWSSSLAAELKPQGVDVELVLSYLITTAMSKVRRSSAMIPKPQDFVRATLSKIGSGSYQNFAYTYTPWWTHALMLWVVESTIGAAHSLAIWYNLKMHVDIRKRALKKAAREAKKQ